The genomic interval TTCGCCAGGAGGACAGCGGTATTAAACGGTATGTTCACATGGGAACAGGCAATTATAACGATACCACGGCGAAGGTATACACTGATATGGGGCTGTTTACTGCCAACGATCAGTTTGGCGCCGACGCCTCGGGCTTTTTTAATGTACTGTCCGGTTATTCCGACCCACCGGTATGGAATAAAATTGTGGTGGCGCCGCTGGGGCTGCGGGATAAGATTGAGGCACTGGTTGATCGCGAAATTAAATCCGCCAAGCAGGGGCATCCGGCGCGCATCATCGTCAAGATGAATGCCTTGCTGGATAAGGAAATTATTATAAAATTATACGAGGCTTCCCTTCATGGGGTGAAAATCGACCTGATTATCCGCGGCATCTGTGCGCTCAGGCCGGGGATGGAAAAGGTGAGTGAAAACATCACCGTACGCAGCATTGTCGGACGGTTTTTAGAGCACAGCCGTATTTTTTATTTCTACAATGACGGACTGGAACGGGTTTATCTGTCCAGTGCCGATTGGATGCCCCGCAACCTCAATGACCGGGTGGAATTGTTCTTCCCGGTTGACGATACGGCCCATGTGGAACGGATTAAAGAGATATTGGACCTAATGCTTAAGGATAACCGGAAAGCTTATGTCATGAAAACAGACGGAACCTATCGCAAGGTGGATAAGCGGGGCAAAGAAATTAATTGCCATGAAGTATTGATGGATGCTGCCCGCAAAGCTGCCAAAGTGGCGGAAATACCTTTAGAGCAGCGGTTAAAGCCGATGTACCGGAAGGATTTGTAGGTTCAGCCTTGCAGTAATTTGAGCAGACTCATCAGCAAGGAAAGCAGCCCGGCAGCAATCAACGGGCCGACGGCGATGCCCTGAAAGAAGGCAACGCCGATCACTGTGCCCAATACGAGGGAGGTCACCGTTTCCGGCGAGGCCTTAACCAGCGTGATGCCCTGGCCGGCAGCCCAGGCTACAAATATGCCGATAGCAATAGCAGACAGCCCTTGAAGATTGCCGAAGGAGGCGTACATGTCGCGCAAACTTATTTTTCCTGAAGCCAGCGGCGCGAGAATGGCAATGGTTAACAGGGTGATTCCCCAGTTCAGACCTTTACTTTCCAGTAGCGGGAACCAGGCGGTCAGTCCCAGCAGTTTCAGGATAAGCAGGACGGCGGCAGCGAGGGCGACCGATTGATTTTGACCGATTACGGACAATGCCAGGATGAGAAGTAAGGGAATATTGTCCCAGGACATATGATCACTTCCTTTTGTGTAGCGTGAAATCAGAATTCCCGTGTGAACCACTGATTTATTCATACCGTGCATTTTGGCGATCTTTTCCGTCTGCCTGCGTCAAGTAAAACCTTGAAATAGTGACCGCTATTCCTGCGGTTTACTTCCTTGTCAGCCGAAAGAATGTCTCACCAGTCTGGCAGGCTCATTAAATCAGCGGTTCCCTAGTGGTTCGCCAATTTCGAAAGTGCAAATTAATTTGCGGGAATTTTTTCGTAAGGCAGGGCGGAGGAGACGCACCTATCGAACATAGGTAAGTCGACGACAACGAGGCCTTGTGGAAAAAGAACAGTAAAGGAATTGTATTTTCAGAGTTGGTGGATCATTAGTATCATATTACAAGGCGGCGTTATCTGCAACGGGAAGCGCCTGTTTGCCGGCAGCCTTGTCCCCAATCGGTGCTTTACAAGACCAGAGAAGTTTGTTATAATGTAAGTAATTAAAAAAAGAAGTGAACCTTAGGGGAGTAGCTTGTAAGGACAGCATCAACAACCGATGATTATCATCTGGTGTTGTTCGTTGGATAATACCCAATAAAGCAAGACCTTTGGTATGATCATCGTCATACCAAAGGTCTATTTTTATAGTAAAATAGAAAATGGAGGAAAATGATATGAACTCACTGAAAACGACAATCTTACTGGCGGCGCTAACCGGGTTATTACTCGCTATAGGCAATATGTTTGGCGGTACGCACGGCATGCTTCTCATGTTCATTTTTTCAATCCTCATGAATTTTGGCAGCTATTGGTTCAGTGACACGATTGTTCTCAAAATGTACAATGCCCGGGAGGTAGACGCACAAAACGCCCCTGATTTAATTCGTTTGGTGGCCAATTTGGCCAAAAAAGCGGCATTGCCAATGCCGAAGGTGTACATTATTGATACCAATACACCCAATGCCTTTGCCACAGGCCGCAATCCGGAGCATGGCGCTGTAGCGGTGACCACAGGCATTATGCAGGCCCTTAACCGGGAGGAACTGGAGGGCGTGGTAGCCCATGAGTTGTCTCACATCAAAAACCGTGATACTCTGATTAGCACTGTTGTTGCCACAATTGCCGGGGTCATTTCGATGATTGCTAATATGGCGCAATGGGCGGCGATCTTTGGTACTGGCCGCAGTGATGATGACGATAACGGAATCGGCGGTATTGTAGGGTTTGTTTTCTTGGTGGTACTGGCTCCCCTGGCAGCGACTTTGATCCAACTGGGTGTATCCCGCACCCGGGAATATCAGGCTGATAAAACCGGCGGACTCATGTCCGGCAACCCCTTGGCCTTAGCCAGCGCCCTGCAGAAAATTGAATACTATGCCAAGCATGCGGCGATGCCTGCGGCGACGCCGTCTACTTCGCATCTTTTTATTATCAATCCGCTTAGTGGCGCAGGCTCCTGGATGACCAGTCTGTTTAGCACTCACCCGTCTACGGCGGAACGGGTTGCCAAGCTGCAGCAATTGGCCAGCCAGATGCGCTAACATAGTATTTCCCTAGTTTTTCTGGAGATATTTCATTTTAAAATGAAATATCTCTTTTTTCTGGCTATTGCCGGAAAAGTAACGTTGCAGGACATATTATATGGATATAAGAACGTCTTAGATAGGAAAAGTGTCCGGCAGCGAGAAATAATGATAAGAAGCCGTAGTAAAGCGAGGGTGTCGGATGAAATCCATGAAACATAAAGCTAACCTGATATTGGGAATTACCCTGTTAGTTTGCCTGGCAAGTTATCCATACCGGCATACCCTGGGCGGCGGTCTACTGTGCGCGGTAGCCAGTGCGGCGCTGGCAGGCGGGTTAGCCGACTGGTTTGCCGTGACGGCCTTGTTTAGAAAGCCGTTGGGCTTTCCCTGGCATACGGCGATGATCCCCCGAAAGCGGGAGCAAATGTTTCACGCTTTTTCTGTTATGGTGCAGGATGACCTGCTGACAGGCAGTAATATGGCCAGGACACTGTGTGGTTATGACACTACGGCGGTTATTCTGGAGTACTTATATAAGCAGGATGGCAAACGGCAGGTAGAAAAGCTGCTTCGTCTAGCACTCTTGGCGTTGGCTCAGCAGGGAAAAGCCCGCCAGACCGCGCATTTGTTGAATCAGTTGGTGCAAAAGAATCTGGCGAACCTTTCCCTGTCGGAACCGCTTTTGCTGGGAGTTGCCTGGTTGCTGCGCCGAAAATATGATGCTGCCCTAGTGGTTTTTGTCCTGGAGGAAGTTAGCCGTCTCATCCGGCAGCCACAGTTTTTGTCGATGCTGTCACCCTTGTTGGCCCAGGTCCAGCAAAGCTATGAAAAAGAAAAAGTCCGGCGGAAGGTATTCGATCAGTTGTTCCAACTATCGGCGGATCAGGCTGGCCGAGCCATTCAACGAGCTTTGACCGCCCTGTTGGAGGCCATGAAGCAACCGGAGCACCCGGCGCGACGGCTGCTTCATAACTGGCTGCGTCAAAAGATGCGGCAAGTCCAAAGAGACCGGACTTTGCGCCGTCAATTGGATAACTGGCTTAAACAACGACTGGTTGAGAGGCGGCTGGGCGAGCAGCTATTTCCGGCGCTGCAGCGCCTCTTGCAGGCTGATACGATAGACAGGCAGCGCCTGCTATGGGAACTGGGACGGTTGTCACGGTACCTGGAACAAATACTGGAAGAATTCGCCGGCAATGAGGCGGCCAGAGCGGCGGCAGATCAGGTGATAAAACAAAGACTATGCTGTTTTGTGGAACGGCGCGGAGCTGAGATTGGCCGCTTGATAAAAAACAGTCTGGAGCAATTCAGCAATGATTGGCTAATAGGTTTCATTGAGGATAAAGTCGGCCATGATCTTCAGATGATCCGGATTAATGGTTCCCTGGTGGGCGGGCTGGCCGGCGGTGTCATTTTTTTGCTTGACCGGGCGGTTGATTTTTTTAGTGTTTAATTCGGCGGGTTATGAAGAGAAAGGGGGGCGTCTCTAGCGTCAGTCGGCGAGGAAGCACTATGCCGCACCCCCGCCTTGCAGAAGAGAATCTATCCCGAGTCTTTTAGCTGAACTGTGAACGTGTCACTACACTAGGAGTGAGAATATTGGCTATGTCGTATAGGTATAGGGCCAACTGGATATTGGGATTGCTTTTTGCTTTATTTTTGCTTGTCCGCGTCATAAAACAAGCTATGCCAGGTGTTTTTTTGCTGGATGTATGCCATGCCGGGCTGGAGGCTGCCTTGGCCGGCGGCATTGCCGATTGGTTTGCCGTGACGGCTTTGTTCAGAAAGCCGCTGGGCTTTTCCTGGCACACGGCTATTTTAGTGCGTAACCGCCAGCGGATGATTGAGGCCATCGCCGATTTTGTCGAGCGCGACTTGCTCAGTGTTGCTGCTCTTAAGCAGCGGTTAGCCCAAACTTCAGTTACGACGGTGTTGATCGCCTGGGTGGAGCGGGAGGGACAGACCCAGCCCATTCTGACCGATTGGTTGCTCCGGCATCGCCGTCTGCTCGTTGCCTGGCTGCATTCTTCTGTCATGACCCAATTGTTGGAGAATGTGATTAAACAGGCGGCAACTGACAGCCTGCAACTGGCGCCAACTGCCAAGCAGGCCGTAGGCTGGATGATTGAACAGGGCTATTACCGCCATTTCTTCGATTGGGTAGCTGCCGAATTATTGGGCTTGGTCCGTTCCGATAAAAGCAAGGACGCCATCTACCAATATTTACAGGAGTTCAAGGCAAGCAAGGAGCGGTCATTATTGGGCAAGACTGTCATTTGGCTGGGGGAGCAAACCGACAGTATTAATCTGGAGGAGGCCGCCGCGGCGGTGCATGCCGAGCTGGTACTGGCCGTCGAGGAATTTGCCGGCGGCGAAACACCGCTGCGGACCTGGCTGGAAGAGCAGGTGATCAACCTGGCGGAAACATTCCAGCAGACAGCAGATTGGGATGAAGCCGTAGAGCACTGGAAAGTAGCTGTGCTGACCCAGCCTGAGGTTTACCAGACCGCCGTTAAACTGATCCAGGCCCTGGTAGCCGACTCGCTTACGCCACGGTCGCCTGTGCATCGATGGCTGCTTTGGCAAAGCGGCCGTTTATGGCGGCAGTTTAAACAGGATGCCCCGTTAAGAAAAAGGCTGGACCGGGAAGCCCGCCGATTGGTAAGCCGCATGCTGGAAAGCCGGCATGAGCTGATTGGTTTGGTTATCAGGCAAGCGCTGGCTTCCTTTAGTGACGAACGATTAAGCCGGTTTGTCGAAAGTAAGGTGGGCAATGATCTGCAGTGGATACGGATTAACGGTTCGGTGGTTGGCGGCCTGGTGGGCATCGTACTTTTCTTATTTCTACATTTTCTTTATGAGCCGTTGCTGGCAGTGGTTCAT from Propionispora hippei DSM 15287 carries:
- a CDS encoding DUF441 domain-containing protein, with the translated sequence MSWDNIPLLLILALSVIGQNQSVALAAAVLLILKLLGLTAWFPLLESKGLNWGITLLTIAILAPLASGKISLRDMYASFGNLQGLSAIAIGIFVAWAAGQGITLVKASPETVTSLVLGTVIGVAFFQGIAVGPLIAAGLLSLLMSLLKLLQG
- the htpX gene encoding zinc metalloprotease HtpX yields the protein MNSLKTTILLAALTGLLLAIGNMFGGTHGMLLMFIFSILMNFGSYWFSDTIVLKMYNAREVDAQNAPDLIRLVANLAKKAALPMPKVYIIDTNTPNAFATGRNPEHGAVAVTTGIMQALNREELEGVVAHELSHIKNRDTLISTVVATIAGVISMIANMAQWAAIFGTGRSDDDDNGIGGIVGFVFLVVLAPLAATLIQLGVSRTREYQADKTGGLMSGNPLALASALQKIEYYAKHAAMPAATPSTSHLFIINPLSGAGSWMTSLFSTHPSTAERVAKLQQLASQMR
- a CDS encoding DUF445 domain-containing protein — encoded protein: MKHKANLILGITLLVCLASYPYRHTLGGGLLCAVASAALAGGLADWFAVTALFRKPLGFPWHTAMIPRKREQMFHAFSVMVQDDLLTGSNMARTLCGYDTTAVILEYLYKQDGKRQVEKLLRLALLALAQQGKARQTAHLLNQLVQKNLANLSLSEPLLLGVAWLLRRKYDAALVVFVLEEVSRLIRQPQFLSMLSPLLAQVQQSYEKEKVRRKVFDQLFQLSADQAGRAIQRALTALLEAMKQPEHPARRLLHNWLRQKMRQVQRDRTLRRQLDNWLKQRLVERRLGEQLFPALQRLLQADTIDRQRLLWELGRLSRYLEQILEEFAGNEAARAAADQVIKQRLCCFVERRGAEIGRLIKNSLEQFSNDWLIGFIEDKVGHDLQMIRINGSLVGGLAGGVIFLLDRAVDFFSV
- a CDS encoding DUF445 domain-containing protein, with amino-acid sequence MSYRYRANWILGLLFALFLLVRVIKQAMPGVFLLDVCHAGLEAALAGGIADWFAVTALFRKPLGFSWHTAILVRNRQRMIEAIADFVERDLLSVAALKQRLAQTSVTTVLIAWVEREGQTQPILTDWLLRHRRLLVAWLHSSVMTQLLENVIKQAATDSLQLAPTAKQAVGWMIEQGYYRHFFDWVAAELLGLVRSDKSKDAIYQYLQEFKASKERSLLGKTVIWLGEQTDSINLEEAAAAVHAELVLAVEEFAGGETPLRTWLEEQVINLAETFQQTADWDEAVEHWKVAVLTQPEVYQTAVKLIQALVADSLTPRSPVHRWLLWQSGRLWRQFKQDAPLRKRLDREARRLVSRMLESRHELIGLVIRQALASFSDERLSRFVESKVGNDLQWIRINGSVVGGLVGIVLFLFLHFLYEPLLAVVH